A single window of Periophthalmus magnuspinnatus isolate fPerMag1 chromosome 22, fPerMag1.2.pri, whole genome shotgun sequence DNA harbors:
- the grhl1 gene encoding grainyhead-like protein 1 homolog isoform X1, with translation MSQEHDNKRAVLVLQNETGYGGQRRPFTNEDEAWKSFLENPLTAATKAMMSINGDEDSAAALGLLYDYYKVPREKRTIAQSKPEALLSDVDHNKRQQIQSSHAIGPLQEAGMENRIQVLKGPFNLLHLNPDKRNQFPSPDTTVTVSIAAVPNFASIKTEVPTHGFSVTVPNNCTEEAHVGVFDRQLAHNTVQFSPSTQARTPPDSTFSESFKDASQEVFSFPGELQLRMASMTPEDYAQFDNVQGNNFEYTLEASKSLRQKTGDGTMTYLNKGQFYPITLREVDSKGLHQPITKVRSVVMVVFGEEKCREDQLKHWKYWHSRQHTAKQRCLDIADYKESFNTIGNIEEISYNAISFTWDTNEEAKIFISVNCLSTDFSSQKGVKGLPLNLQIDTYSYNNRSNKPIHRAYCQIKVFCDKGAERKIRDEERKQSRRKGKVSDLNPSLAFVDVKVPIIQKRNDVTIFKMMSDLETQPVLFIPDIHFSTYQRHPFTSEEGEDNSGIKRLPFSEDEFVSPPNKMVRLDEPKKVLLYVRKEAEEVFDAVMLKNPTLKGLMEAISEKYDLPLDKLGKVYKKCKKGILVHMDDNIIRHYSNEDTFQMSIEESGGLYKLTLTEI, from the exons ATGTCACAGGAGCATGACAA TAAGCGAGCCGTGCTGGTGCTCCAGAATGAGACAGGCTATGGGGGGCAGCGCCGGCCCTTTACAAATGAAGACGAAGCGTGGAAGTCATTTCTGGAGAATCCGCTCACAGCTGCCACTAAAGCCATGATGAGCATCAATGGAGATGAGGACAGTGCGGCTGCTCTGGGACTGCTCTATGACTACTACAAG GTGCCCAGGGAGAAAAGGACAATAGCTCAGAGCAAACCCGAAGCACTGCTCTCTGATGTGGATCACAACAAAAG GCAGCAGATTCAGTCATCACATGCTATAGGCCCTCTTCAGGAGGCTGGGATGGAGAACCGTATCCAGGTCCTCAAAGGCCCCTTTAACCTCCTCCACCTGAACCCGGACAAACGGAACCAATTTCCTTCTCCAG ACACCACTGTGACTGTGTCCATCGCTGCTGTGCCAAACTTTGCTTCCATCAAAACAGAAGTGCCTACGCACGGCTTCTCTGTCACTGTGCCAAACAACTGCACCGAAGAGGCCCACGTGGGAGTGTTCGACCGACAACTTGCGCACAACACAGTGCAGTTCAGCCCCAGCACCCAGGCCCGCACGCCCCCTGACTCCACCTTCTCTGAGAGCTTCAAGGACGCTTCCCAGGAG gTATTTTCCTTCCCAGGGGAACTCCAGCTGCGGATGGCTTCCATGACACCCGAAGACTACGCTCAGTTTGACAATGTGCAGGG GAATAATTTCGAGTACACCTTGGAAGCCTCCAAGTCTCTTCGGCAGAAAACAGGAGATGGGACAATGACATACCTGAACAAGGGCCAATTCTACCCCATCACTCTGAGGGAGGTGGATAGCAAAGGACTGCACCAACCCATCACCAAAGTGCGG AGCGTAGTGATGGTGGTTTTTGGAGAGGAGAAGTGCAGAGAAGACCAGCTGAAGCACTGGAAGTACTGGCActccagacagcacacagccaaACAGAGGTGTCTTGACATTG CTGACTACAAGGAGAGCTTCAATACCATTGGAAACATTGAGGAAATTTCATACAATGCAATTTCTTTTACCTGGGATACTAATGAGGAAGCCAAG ATCTTCATCTCTGTCAACTGCCTGAGCACGGACTTCTCCTCTCAGAAGGGCGTGAAGGGCCTGCCTCTCAACCTCCAGATCGACACCTACAGCTACAACAACCGCAGCAATAAGCCAATCCATCGTGCCTATTGCCAGATCAAGGTGTTCTGTGACAAGGGAGCTGAGAGGAAGATCCGTGATGAGGAGCGAAAGCAGTCCAGACGGAAAGGCAAGGTGTCCGACCTGAACCCCAGTCTGGCCT TTGTGGACGTCAAAGTGCCCATCATCCAGAAACGCAATGACGTGACCATcttcaaaatgatgagtgaccTGGAGACGCAGCCAGTGCTCTTCATCCCTGACATCCATTTTAGTACTTACCAGCGCCAT cCATTCACAtcagaagaaggagaagacaa CTCAGGCATAAAGAGATTACCCTTCAGCGAGGATGAGTTTGTTTCGCCCCCCAACAAAATGGTTCGACTGGACGAACCAAAGAAAG TGCTGCTGTACGTGCGTAAAGAGGCAGAAGAGGTGTTTGATGCCGTCATGTTGAAGAATCCCACTCTCAAAGGCTTGATGGAAGCG ATCTCTGAGAAGTATGACCTACCTTTGGACAAACTGGGAAAAGTGTACAAGAAGTGTAAGAAAGG AATCCTGGTGCACATGGATGACAACATCATCCGGCACTACTCTAATGAGGATACCTTCCAGATGTCCATTGAAGAGAGCGGAGGCCTGTACAAACTCACTCTCACTGAGATATGA
- the grhl1 gene encoding grainyhead-like protein 1 homolog isoform X2, with translation MSQEHDNKRAVLVLQNETGYGGQRRPFTNEDEAWKSFLENPLTAATKAMMSINGDEDSAAALGLLYDYYKVPREKRTIAQSKPEALLSDVDHNKRQQIQSSHAIGPLQEAGMENRIQVLKGPFNLLHLNPDKRNQFPSPEVPTHGFSVTVPNNCTEEAHVGVFDRQLAHNTVQFSPSTQARTPPDSTFSESFKDASQEVFSFPGELQLRMASMTPEDYAQFDNVQGNNFEYTLEASKSLRQKTGDGTMTYLNKGQFYPITLREVDSKGLHQPITKVRSVVMVVFGEEKCREDQLKHWKYWHSRQHTAKQRCLDIADYKESFNTIGNIEEISYNAISFTWDTNEEAKIFISVNCLSTDFSSQKGVKGLPLNLQIDTYSYNNRSNKPIHRAYCQIKVFCDKGAERKIRDEERKQSRRKGKVSDLNPSLAFVDVKVPIIQKRNDVTIFKMMSDLETQPVLFIPDIHFSTYQRHPFTSEEGEDNSGIKRLPFSEDEFVSPPNKMVRLDEPKKVLLYVRKEAEEVFDAVMLKNPTLKGLMEAISEKYDLPLDKLGKVYKKCKKGILVHMDDNIIRHYSNEDTFQMSIEESGGLYKLTLTEI, from the exons ATGTCACAGGAGCATGACAA TAAGCGAGCCGTGCTGGTGCTCCAGAATGAGACAGGCTATGGGGGGCAGCGCCGGCCCTTTACAAATGAAGACGAAGCGTGGAAGTCATTTCTGGAGAATCCGCTCACAGCTGCCACTAAAGCCATGATGAGCATCAATGGAGATGAGGACAGTGCGGCTGCTCTGGGACTGCTCTATGACTACTACAAG GTGCCCAGGGAGAAAAGGACAATAGCTCAGAGCAAACCCGAAGCACTGCTCTCTGATGTGGATCACAACAAAAG GCAGCAGATTCAGTCATCACATGCTATAGGCCCTCTTCAGGAGGCTGGGATGGAGAACCGTATCCAGGTCCTCAAAGGCCCCTTTAACCTCCTCCACCTGAACCCGGACAAACGGAACCAATTTCCTTCTCCAG AAGTGCCTACGCACGGCTTCTCTGTCACTGTGCCAAACAACTGCACCGAAGAGGCCCACGTGGGAGTGTTCGACCGACAACTTGCGCACAACACAGTGCAGTTCAGCCCCAGCACCCAGGCCCGCACGCCCCCTGACTCCACCTTCTCTGAGAGCTTCAAGGACGCTTCCCAGGAG gTATTTTCCTTCCCAGGGGAACTCCAGCTGCGGATGGCTTCCATGACACCCGAAGACTACGCTCAGTTTGACAATGTGCAGGG GAATAATTTCGAGTACACCTTGGAAGCCTCCAAGTCTCTTCGGCAGAAAACAGGAGATGGGACAATGACATACCTGAACAAGGGCCAATTCTACCCCATCACTCTGAGGGAGGTGGATAGCAAAGGACTGCACCAACCCATCACCAAAGTGCGG AGCGTAGTGATGGTGGTTTTTGGAGAGGAGAAGTGCAGAGAAGACCAGCTGAAGCACTGGAAGTACTGGCActccagacagcacacagccaaACAGAGGTGTCTTGACATTG CTGACTACAAGGAGAGCTTCAATACCATTGGAAACATTGAGGAAATTTCATACAATGCAATTTCTTTTACCTGGGATACTAATGAGGAAGCCAAG ATCTTCATCTCTGTCAACTGCCTGAGCACGGACTTCTCCTCTCAGAAGGGCGTGAAGGGCCTGCCTCTCAACCTCCAGATCGACACCTACAGCTACAACAACCGCAGCAATAAGCCAATCCATCGTGCCTATTGCCAGATCAAGGTGTTCTGTGACAAGGGAGCTGAGAGGAAGATCCGTGATGAGGAGCGAAAGCAGTCCAGACGGAAAGGCAAGGTGTCCGACCTGAACCCCAGTCTGGCCT TTGTGGACGTCAAAGTGCCCATCATCCAGAAACGCAATGACGTGACCATcttcaaaatgatgagtgaccTGGAGACGCAGCCAGTGCTCTTCATCCCTGACATCCATTTTAGTACTTACCAGCGCCAT cCATTCACAtcagaagaaggagaagacaa CTCAGGCATAAAGAGATTACCCTTCAGCGAGGATGAGTTTGTTTCGCCCCCCAACAAAATGGTTCGACTGGACGAACCAAAGAAAG TGCTGCTGTACGTGCGTAAAGAGGCAGAAGAGGTGTTTGATGCCGTCATGTTGAAGAATCCCACTCTCAAAGGCTTGATGGAAGCG ATCTCTGAGAAGTATGACCTACCTTTGGACAAACTGGGAAAAGTGTACAAGAAGTGTAAGAAAGG AATCCTGGTGCACATGGATGACAACATCATCCGGCACTACTCTAATGAGGATACCTTCCAGATGTCCATTGAAGAGAGCGGAGGCCTGTACAAACTCACTCTCACTGAGATATGA
- the LOC117390360 gene encoding Krueppel-like factor 11 produces MASRNFTEMDSEGTVCIENCGPQLKRRRHDSEQSGAGIGLEYTDLEAAEALVCMSSWGHAPLLRKPRPLTPASDSCDSLLPPEMSESPKDFVSLSSLCMTPPHSPSFVDSSTSGSSQRCSTVLAHITEKPPSGLRPQQPCKAMATSVIRHTADSSPYHVPAAPSSESPVSPGVWQHQQQKTVTINNPCAPFPTAQTSTKPLDNVTHNIPSVPPTLSPPPVSSPQIICQMFPVSNQSGIISAFIPSAVQTSSPLRPSSGCSTPTVHQPSSGNSSSPVSSLLVGSSVPQGTVMLVLPQPSVPQTPHCPQTVMTLGNTKLLPLAPAPVYVPAGPGAATTTKMDFSRRRNYVCNFPGCRKTYFKSSHLKAHLRTHTGEKPFSCSWDGCDKRFARSDELSRHRRTHTGEKKFVCPVCERKFMRSDHLTKHARRHMTTKKIPSWQADVRNLNKMAVAKTASKPGLATLSMLVPAGSK; encoded by the exons ATGGCATCGCGAAATTTCACTGAAATGGACTCAGAGGGG ACTGTTTGTATAGAAAACTGCGGGCCCCAGCTGAAGCGCAGGAGACATGACAGTGAGCAGAGTGGGGCAGGCATTGGGCTGGAGTACACAGACCTGGAGGCTGCAGAGGCCTTGGTGTGCATGAGTTCATGGGGCCATGCTCCTCTGCTGCGAAAACCACGACCCCTCACACCTGCATCTGACTCCTGTGACTCCCTGCTTCCCCCAGAGATGTCAGAGTCACCCAAGGATTTTGTATCCCTCTCTTCCCTG TGCATGACTCCTCCACACAGCCCAAGCTTTGTGGACTCTTCAACCTCAGGTTCTAGTCAGCGGTGTTCCACTGTTCTGGCCCATATCACAGAAAAGCCCCCTTCCGGGCTCCGGCCACAGCAGCCTTGCAAAGCCATGGCCACCAGTGTCATCAGACACACTGCAGACAGCAGCCCCTACCATGTTCCTGCAGCACCCAGCTCAGAGAGTCCTGTCAGTCCAGGGGTGTGGCAGCATCAACAGCAAAAGACTGTGACCATAAACAACCCATGCGCTCCCTTCCCTACAGCACAAACTTCCACAAAACCTTTGGACAATGTTACACATAACATaccctctgtccctcccacGTTgtcccctcctcctgtctccagcCCCCAAATCATCTGCCAGATGTTTCCTGTCAGTAACCAATCAGGCATCATCTCAGCATTCATCCCCAGTGCAGTGCAGACTTCATCTCCTCTGCGACCCTCCTCTGGCTGCTCCACACCCACTGTGCACCAGCCTTCCTCTGGGAACAGTTCTTCCCCCGTTTCGTCTCTTCTGGTGGGCTCATCAGTACCTCAGGGGACAGTCATGCTGGTATTGCCCCAGCCAAGTGTCCCACAAACTCCCCACTGCCCTCAGACTGTCATGACCCTGGGCAACACCAAGCTGCTACCTCTGGCTCCAGCTCCTGTGTACGTCCCAGCTGGGCCTGGGGCCGCCACCACCACAAAAATGGACTTTTCTCGTAGAAGAAACTATGTTTGCAACTTTCCTGGCTGCAGAAAAACATACTTCAAGAGCTCTCACCTCAAGGCCCACCTCCGCACGCACACAG GAGAGAAGCCCTTCAGTTGTAGTTGGGATGGCTGCGATAAAAGGTTTGCTCGCTCTGATGAACTGTCCCGTCACCGGAGGACCCACACTGGGGAGAAGAAgtttgtgtgtcctgtgtgtgagcGCAAGTTCATGCGCAGTGACCACCTCACCAAACATGCCCGACGTCACATGACCACCAAGAAGATCCCCTCTTGGCAGGCTGACGTCAGGAACCTCAACAAGATGGCTGTGGCTAAAACAGCCTCCAAACCAGGCCTGGCCACCCTCAGCATGCTGGTACCTGCTGGCTCCAAATAA